The following are encoded in a window of Drosophila simulans strain w501 chromosome 3L, Prin_Dsim_3.1, whole genome shotgun sequence genomic DNA:
- the LOC6737370 gene encoding protein phosphatase methylesterase 1, with product MSSLQRTMLKGKLPPTIPGGRIGRADSFKKSRIRDYKPGMWNEFFAEKEDVTVDEHRTFRIYRTKQPEKPGPVLLLLHGGGYSALTWAHFCSEVTSMIHCQCLCIDMRGHGDSKVDDEDDLSADTLAKDIGDLILKLYPEEVPQLFVVGHSMGGAIAVHFAHMALVPNLIGITVIDVVEGTAMEALASMQSFLRSRPKYFQSIPNAIEWCIRSGQVRNVDSAKVSMPGQIINCTTNKLATNDLPLPDDVLEEAHHNSMFPNPFSISEDEESSPPGDDAADGSSESAAAGADFKKPNTTKSTTEAAKNYTWRIDLSKSEKYWVGWFSGLSDKFLNLRLPKQLLLASIDGLDRTLTVGQMQGRFQMQVLARCGHAVHEDRPHEVAEVISGYLIRNRFAEAASEFRCHMPSC from the exons ATGTCGAGTTTACAGCGCACAATGTTGAAGGGCAAGCTGCCACCCACAATTCCTGGCGGGCGCATTGGCAGAGC GGACTCGTTCAAGAAGTCGCGCATCCGCGACTACAAGCCGGGCATGTGGAACGAATTCTTCGCGGAGAAGGAGGACGTCACGGTGGATGAGCATCGCACCTTTCGCATCTATCGCACCAAGCAGCCGGAGAAGCCGGGTCCAGTTCTCCTTCTGCTCCACGGCGGTGGCTATTCTGCCCTCACATGGGCCCACTTTTGT TCCGAGGTGACCAGCATGATCCACTGCCAGTGCCTGTGCATCGATATGCGAGGTCATGGGGACAGCAAGgtggacgacgaggacgatCTCTCCGCGGATACGCTGGCTAA GGACATCGGTGACTTAATACTGAAGCTCTATCCTGAAGAAGTGCCGCAGCTTTTTGTGGTTGGCCACTCGATGGGCGGCGCCATCGCCGTCCACTTTGCCCACATGGCTCTGGTGCCCAACTTGATTGGAATTACCGTCATCGATGTTGTGGAGGGCACTGCCATGGAGGCACTGGCCAGCATGCAGAGCTTTCTGCGCTCCCGTCCAAAGTATTTCCAGAGTATTCCGAATGCTATCGAATGGTGCATTCGAAGCGGCCAAGTGCGCAATGTGGACAGCGCCAAAGTGTCCATGCCGGGACAGATAATCAA CTGTACAACGAACAAACTGGCAACGAATGATCTGCCATTACCCGATGATGTATTGGAGGAGGCCCACCACAACAGTATGTTTCCCAATCCGTTTAGCATTTCGGAGGATGAAGAATCGTCACCGCCGGGCGATGACGCCGCCGATGGCTCCTCAGAAAGTGCCGCAGCTGGCGCGGATTTCAAGAAGCCCAACACGACCAAATCGACAACCGAAGCGGCCAAAAA TTATACCTGGCGCATTGATCTGTCCAAGTCGGAGAAGTACTGGGTGGGCTGGTTTTCGGGGCTGAGCGATAAGTTCCTCAACTTGCGCCTGCCCAAGCAACTGCTACTCGCCAGCATCGACGGACTGGATCGCACTCTGACTGTTGGCCAGATGCAGGGTCGCTTCCAGATGCAGGTCCTGGCCCGCTGCGGTCACGCCGTGCACGAGGACCGTCCACACGAGGTGGCTGAGGTTATAAGCGGCTACTTGATCCGGAATCGGTTTGCAGAAGCAGCCAGCGAATTTCGTTGCCACATGCCGTCGTGCTAA
- the LOC6737371 gene encoding UPF0193 protein EVG1 homolog — protein MSRHRFNNVQIKALPGGLMPHHEPDADGGQPGSQKLPMWPSERIPPGGAGAFHSAKVQYSKETADLIRLLVKESKMSMLVRKQIDESLRNGEPLPLPEPPRPNTNNDPDKETLAILDRARNAKRKNLRQIEASGAYKQSYYRPPADNRMHGEKAKSQLQFTMAGTHLPDPAIKPRRRPREEQLVTEEDIINELLDQINERAEWLTEMESMGQGKKYRPEIRDQIAERLRRIQALESKMKMKSDGGFRFVD, from the exons ATGAGCCGACATCGCTTCAACAACGTGCAGATCAAGGCTTTGCCCGGTGGTCTGATGCCCCACCACGAACCGGATGCGGATGGCGGACAGCCCGGTTCGCAGAAGCTGCCCATGTGGCCCAGTGAACGCATTCCGCCTGGCGGAGCTGGAGCCTTCCACTCGGCCAAGGTGCAATATAGCAAGGAGACGGCCGATCTGATCCGAT TGCTTGTCAAGGAGTCCAAGATGTCGATGTTGGTACGCAAGCAGATCGATGAGAGCCTGCGCAATGGGGAGCCATTACCCCTGCCCGAACCGCCGCGTCCCAATACCAACAACGATCCTGACAAGGAGACACTGGCCATTTTAGATCGGGCGCGCAATGCCAAGCGTAAGAATCTACGGCAGATCGAGGCGAGCGGAGCCTACAAGCAGAGCTACTACCGCCCGCCCGCCGACAACCGGATGCATGGAGAGAAGGCCAAGTCGCAGCTGCAGTTCACCATGGCCGGCACTCATTTGCCGGATCCGGCGATCAAGCCGCGACGTCGTCCGCGTGAAGAGCAACTGGTGACGGAGGAGGATATCATAAACGAGC TTTTGGACCAAATCAACGAGCGTGCCGAGTGGTTGACGGAAATGGAGTCCATGGGGCAGGGTAAGAAGTATCGTCCGGAGATTCGTGACCAGATTGCCGAGCGTCTGCGTCGCATTCAGGCGCTGGAGTCcaagatgaagatgaagtCCGATGGCGGCTTCCGTTTCGTGGACTAA